The Paraburkholderia dioscoreae DNA window CACACCACGCAGCGACCGTTGCGCACCGGGTTGCGTCACGGCCTGCGGCGGCTGGAATTCACGCGCATACGGGTCGCCTTCGGTCACGCCGCGTGCGGCGTCGAACACCCGCTGCGCGTCGTCCGCCGAGCGCGCGAAGATCGACACGCAATCGAGCGATTTACACGCGGGCACTACGCCTACCGTGCTCAACAAACCCTTGGTCGGCTTCAACCCGATCAGGCCGTGAAAAGCCGCGGGCACGCGTCCCGAGCCTGCGGTGTCGGTGCCCAGTGCAAACGCCGCCAGTCCGAGCGCGACCGAGACCGCCGAGCCGGAACTCGAACCGCCCGACGCATAACGTGGATCGAGCGCGTTGCGGCACGCGCCGTGCGGCGAACGCTGCCCGGACAGACCCGTGGCGAACTGATCGAGGTTGGTCTTGCCAATCGGAATCGCGCCGGCTGCGATCAGGCGCGCGACAACGGGAGCGCTCGCCGTAGGCGTGTACGCATAGGCAGGGCACGCGGCCGTGGTCGGGATACCGGCGAGGTCGATATTGTCCTTGATGGCGAACGGTATGCCGTAGAGCGGCAACGTGCCCATGTCGCGGCCTTCGAGTGCGTCGACGTAACGCATCATCTCGTCGCGGCTCAAAGGACGGATCCACGCATGATGCGGGTCGTCGCCCGAGGTGCGCGCGGCGATCGCGTCGACCAGTTGCGCGGGCGTCAGGCTGCCGGCGCGGTAGCGCGCCTGTAGTCCGGCGATCGACATGGACTGGAACAGATCGTCGTGTGATTTCATTTGCATGTGGCCTCCTCGGTGGCGTCGGCTGCAATGCCGGCGCGCATCACCATCAAACGTTGCCCCGCGACGACCGCCGCGCCCTGGGCGCAATCGATCGCTTCAATCACGCCGTCGCCAGTCACGGTGACGGATATTTCCATCTTCATCGACTCGACGATCGCAACCGCCTGGCCGTCGCTGACGCGGTCGCCTTCGCTCACGAGCAGCTTCCACACGC harbors:
- the atzF gene encoding allophanate hydrolase, producing MQMKSHDDLFQSMSIAGLQARYRAGSLTPAQLVDAIAARTSGDDPHHAWIRPLSRDEMMRYVDALEGRDMGTLPLYGIPFAIKDNIDLAGIPTTAACPAYAYTPTASAPVVARLIAAGAIPIGKTNLDQFATGLSGQRSPHGACRNALDPRYASGGSSSGSAVSVALGLAAFALGTDTAGSGRVPAAFHGLIGLKPTKGLLSTVGVVPACKSLDCVSIFARSADDAQRVFDAARGVTEGDPYAREFQPPQAVTQPGAQRSLRGVRFGVPRANQLEFFGDTSYAHAFDAALTRLRAAGAELIEIDFEPFLATARLLYEGPWVAERLAAIRQFVDTQPDALHPVIREIIGGAARWSAADAFAAFDRLALLRMQAAEVWQRIDAIITPTSATTATVDELEADPIRVNSRFGYYTNFVNLLDLSALAVPAGVCAIGRHAGLPFGVTFVARAHEDVMLLDLARAWHGETAPASPSADGPTEVCSGESHGRH